One genomic window of Rissa tridactyla isolate bRisTri1 unplaced genomic scaffold, bRisTri1.patW.cur.20221130 scaffold_29, whole genome shotgun sequence includes the following:
- the LOC128903379 gene encoding olfactory receptor 14J1-like, translated as KPLHYGTLLGSRACVHMAAAAWGSGFLHALLHTANTFSLPLCQGNALDQFFCEIPQILKLSCSHSYLREVGLLALGCFLAFVCFVFIVLSYVQIFRAVLRIPSEQGRHKAFSTCLPHLAVVSLLVSTAMFAYLKPPSISSPSLDVVVAVLYSVVPPAVNPLI; from the coding sequence aaacccctgcactacgggaccctcctgggcagcagagcttgtgtccacatggcagcagctgcctggggcagtgggtttctccatgctctcctgcacacggccaatacattttccctgcccctctgccagggcaatgccctggaccagttcttctgtgaaatcccccagatcctcaagctctcctgctcacactcctacctcagggaagttgggcttcttgcattagggtgttttttagcttttgtgtgttttgtgttcatcgtgctgtcctatgtgcagatcttcagggccgtgctgaggatcccctctgagcagggacggcacaaagccttttccacgtgcctccctcacctggccgtggtctccctgcttgtcagcactgccatgtttgcctacctgaagcccccctccatctcctccccatccctggatgtggtggtggctgtgctgtactccgtggtgcctccagcagtgaaccccctcatc